A single window of Mastacembelus armatus unplaced genomic scaffold, fMasArm1.2, whole genome shotgun sequence DNA harbors:
- the LOC113131230 gene encoding inverted formin-2-like isoform X2, whose product MATKTKWGAVKDRLTGTSTADQDAGLEANLENADPELCIRLLQIPTVVNYSGLRRRLEASDRSWMAQFLELRGLDLLMEALERLSGRGCARIADALLQLTCVACVRAVMNSSAGLHFILDNEGYVRTLTQALDTSNVMVKMQVFELLAALTLFDPQGHHLTLDALDHYKSLKKQKYRFSVIMNELHGTDNVLYMVTLMSMVNVLVLGQEDLRKRDRLRQEFIGLQLLDLLPRLRETEDEDLNIQCDAFEDSLTQDEEEMERLYGGIDMSSHQQVFTSLFTKVSSSPSSVQLLSILQALLLVDPDRAEVWMALELLADRASLLAQDSDVDSADCLLERLLPQKSLPASHKIRTIDRAVQTRQPESPPGQSEMLKDSLKTTTLAASSQAPPPPPPPLPPLLTVGALPSLPGTIAMPPPPIPGMLAPPPPPPLPVMGVPPPPPPLPVMGVPPPPPPLPGVGAPPPPPPLPGVGAPPPPPPLPGVGAPPPPAGDIIVAQAVQGLGGSYYSIAPLVSSTPCPTLRMKKLNWQKLPSLAVTAHQSLWTSASLESVAPDYCSIEQLFSLPPTETKTRTKARTEPNEISFIDAKKSLNLNIFLKQFKCSHEDFVSLIRRGDRSKFDVEVLKQLIKLLPEKHEIENLKSHWADRNKLATVDQFYLQLLDVPSYSLRIECMLLCEESSSVLEALMPKAEVLDRACQSVRESTRLPSFCKLILGVGNFLNYGTHTGNAEGFKISTLLKLTETKANKSRITLLHHILQEVEENHPDLLHLPQDLEICEKAAGVNMESIQSEANSLIKQLKNSEAKVLSSSEDVKEQYLSAIQESLQACEQLQQLLSLVEDKRTDLSVYLCEDSGNFSLDELFNTIKTFRGLFLRAIKENESRREQEKRRKQQEEEKKLRGETTKIIRKDMPSQDGGCIIDNLLAEIRKGYNLKKTRPRAERGSRGHGSTTTSTSVDKPEFSVSSQSETVQGPAPGLAEIRPEPGPPEINKDTLEPSTSTAADTDGNRDQSGAQDSELDSGFVPETRETGPAEEDEFQLGAKVSRDEDLIEGNGNKESEFKTTTHHDDPESGPSTSAPPSGQTVTDFVSTSRPIRAVL is encoded by the exons ATTCCCACGGTGGTGAACTACTCAGGCCTGCGACGGCGGCTGGAGGCCAGCGATCGATCATGGATGGCGCAGTTTCTGGAGCTGCGGGGTCTGGACCTGCTCATGGAGGCTCTGGAGCGTCTGTCGGGTCGCGGCTGCGCCCGCATCGCTGACGCTCTGCTCCAGCTGACCTGCGTCGCCTGCGTCCGAGCCGTCATGAACTCATCTGCAGGGCTGCACTTCATCCTGGACAACGAAGGCTACGTCAGAACCCTGACCCAGG CTCTGGACACGTCTAACGTCATGGTGAAGATGCAGGTGTTTGAGCTGCTGGCGGCTCTGACTCTGTTTGACCCTCAGGGGCACCACCTGACCCTGGATGCCCTCGACCACTACAAG AGTCTGAAGAAGCAGAAGTATCGCTTCAGTGTGATCATGAACGAGCTTCACGGCACCGATAACGTCCTGTACATGGTGACGCTGATGAGCATGGTCAACGTTCTGGTGCTGGGACAAGAAGACCTGAGGAAGAGGGACCGCCTGCGACAGGAGTTTATTG GACTGCAGCTGCTGGACCTGCTGCCCAGACTCAG agagacagaggatgaGGACCTGAACATCCAATGTGATGCATTTGAGGACTCTCTGACACAGGacgaggaggagatggagaggcTGTACGGAGGGATCGACATGAGCAGCCACCAGCAGGTCTTCACCTCCCTCTTCACAAAG GTGTCAAGCAGTCCCTCCTCTGTGCAGCTTCTGTCCATCCTTCAGGCCTTGTTGTTGGTGGATCCGGACAGAGCTGAGGTCTGGATGGCTCTGGAGCTGCTGGCTGACCGAGCCAGTCTGCTGGCTCAGGACT CTGACGTAGATTCTGCCGACTGTTTACTGGAGAGGCTCCTCCCCCAAAAGTCCCTCCCAGCCAGTCACAAGATCCGAACCATCGACAGAGCAGTACAGACTCGACAACCAGAGAGTCCTCCTGGCCAATCAGAGATGCTCAAAGATTCTTTGAAAACCACTACCTTAGCAGCATCTTCTCAAGCTCCgccccctcccccacctccacttcctcctctaCTTACTGTAGGAGCTCTTCCTAGCTTACCTGGTACAATAGCCATGCCTCCTCCTCCCATACCTGGTATGTTAgctccaccccctcctcccccatTACCTGTTATGGGAGTgccgcctcctcctcccccatTACCTGTTATGGGAGTgccgcctcctcctccgccATTACCTGGTGTGGGagctccgcctcctcctccgccATTACCTGGTGTGGGagctccgcctcctcctccgccATTACCTGGTGTGGGAGCTCCGCCTCCTCCTGCAGGCGACATCATTGTAGCCCAGGCGGTTCAGGGTCTGGGCGGGTCATATTACAGCATTGCACCCCTGGTGAGCTCCACCCCCTGCCCCACTCTCCGTATGAAGAAGCTGAACTGGCAGAAACTCCCGAGCCTAGCGGTGACAG CTCATCAGTCCTTGTGGACATCAGCATCTTTAGAGTCGGTGGCACCAGATTACTGCAGCATCGAGCAGCTCTTTAGTCTCCCTCCGACCGAGACCAAGACCAGAACCAAAGCCAGAACGGAGCCTAACGAG ATTTCCTTCATCGATGCCAAGAAAAGCctgaacctcaacatcttcctCAAGCAGTTCAAATG TTCTCATGAGGACTTTGTGTCTCTGATCCGGAGAGGAGACAGGTCCAAGTTTGATGTGGAGGTCTTAAAACAGCTGATCAAACTGCTGCCAGAGAAACATGAG ATAGAGAACCTGAAGTCTCACTGGGCAGACCGGAACAAGTTGGCCACAGTGGACCAGTTttacctgcagctgctggatgtgCCCAG ttACTCTCTGAGGATCGAGTGTATGTTGCTGTGTGAGGAGAGCAGCTCTGTGTTGGAGGCTCTGATGCCCAAAGCTGAAGTGCTGGATCGAGCCTGCCAGA GTGTGAGGGAGAGCACTCGGCTGCCGAGCTTCTGTAAACTCATCCTAGGTGTTGGAAACTTTCTGAACTAT ggcaCCCACACGGGGAACGCTGAGGGTTTTAAGATCAGCACTCTGCTCaaactgacagaaactaaaGCCAACAAGTCCAGGATCACCCTGCTGCACCACATCCTGCAG GAAGTGGAGGAGAACCACCCCGACCTGCTGCACCTGCCGCAGGATTTGGAGATCTGTGAAAAGGCTGCCGG GGTGAACATGGAGTCGATTCAGTCTGAAGCAAACTCTCTGATCAAGCAGCTGAAAAACTCTGAGGCCAAAGTTTTATCTTCGTCTGAGGACGTGAAGGAGCAGTACCTGTCTGCCATACAG GAGAGCCTGCAGGCGTGTgagcagcttcagcagctgttGTCCTTGGTGGAGGACAAGAGGACAGATCTGTCCGTCTACCTGTGTGAGGACAGCGGCAACTTCTCCCTCGACGAACTCTTCAACACCATCAAGACCTTCAGAGGACTGTTCCTCAGAGCCATCAAG GAGAACGAGAGTCGCAGGgagcaggagaagaggaggaagcagcaggaggaggagaagaaactCAGAGGAGAAACCACCAAGATCA TCAGGAAGGACATGCCCAGTCAGGATGGAGGCTGCATTATCGACAACCTGCTGGCCGAGATCAGGAAGGGCTACAACCTGAAGAAAACCAGACCGCGAGCCGAGAGGGGCAGCAGAGGCCATG GTAGCACGACGACGTCAACATCTGTAGACAAGCCAGAGTTTTCTgtttccagccaatcagaaacagTCCAGGGTCCTGCACCTGGGCTGGCTGAAATTAGGCCTGAACCAGGCCCACCTGAGATCAACAAAGACACCCTTGAACCTTCCACTTCTACTGCTGCTGACACCGATGGAAACCGGGACCAGAGTGGAGCCCAGGACTCTGAGCTGGATTCTGGTTTTGTGCCTGAAACCAGGGAGACAGGACCTGCCGAAGAGGATGAGTTCCAGCTCGGAGCAAAGGTTTCAAGGGATGAAGATTTAATCGAAGGAAACGGGAACAAGGAGTCCGAGTTTAAGACCACCACTCACCATGACGATCCAGAGTCTGGTCCATCGACTTCAG CTCCCCCATCAGGACAAACTGTAACGGACTTTGTGTCGACAAGCCGACCAATCAGAGCTGTTCTTTGA